The following are from one region of the Microbacterium sp. BK668 genome:
- a CDS encoding mismatch-specific DNA-glycosylase, whose amino-acid sequence MKYTRAELESYRDAVIDDLMPEHPLLVFVGINPGLWTAATNTPFAHPGNRFYPALAAAGIIPRVLAFSEGFTDDDRGLFLDRGIGISNLVRRATVRADELSRAELRAGAERLATDAAHWRARVIAVVGLTAYRQGFARPKATAGRQPEMLGAAELWVVPNPSGLNAHDTVATLAEAYSGPARAAGILP is encoded by the coding sequence ATGAAGTACACGCGCGCCGAGCTCGAGTCGTACCGGGATGCCGTCATCGACGACCTCATGCCCGAGCATCCGCTCCTCGTCTTCGTCGGCATCAACCCGGGGCTGTGGACGGCGGCGACGAACACGCCGTTCGCGCACCCCGGCAACCGCTTCTACCCCGCGCTCGCGGCGGCCGGGATCATCCCGCGCGTGCTGGCCTTCTCGGAGGGCTTCACCGACGACGACCGGGGTCTGTTCCTCGACCGGGGCATCGGCATCTCGAACCTCGTTCGGCGCGCGACGGTGCGCGCGGATGAGCTGAGCCGCGCAGAGCTGCGCGCGGGCGCCGAGCGTCTCGCGACGGATGCCGCGCACTGGCGCGCCCGCGTCATCGCCGTGGTGGGGCTCACGGCGTACCGGCAGGGGTTCGCGCGCCCGAAGGCGACCGCGGGAAGGCAGCCCGAGATGCTCGGCGCGGCCGAGCTGTGGGTCGTTCCCAACCCGAGCGGGCTCAACGCCCACGACACGGTCGCGACGCTCGCCGAGGCGTACTCCGGTCCCGCCCGCGCGGCCGGCATCCTCCCCTGA
- the pilM gene encoding pilus assembly protein PilM, producing the protein MASTLVGLEITEESVRAVELRRGKTPLLVAAGEIALPAEAARDSEVLDRDVVAMALRQLWSTFDFKAREVTLGIGSRRILVREYTTQAMAPDMLRQALPYQVQDLLPVPANQAVLDFYPVAQNGDQVSGLLVAAVAETIEQLIATTDRAKLKTDAVDLVPFGLARVAKRIAVPGDTVALIHIGDHTSHVVIATDGVPHFVRILPADVSTPAVRRREEVLTDLVEVPVEEFALETVPPMPPMPASVTRTRAALRTGGAADASVAELVGRIRSTVSFFTNRPGAPRISAIAVSGAGYLAPNVSESLTRAFDIPVRGLQVADVVKIRSGLALPEELAFNAVSTLGVLLGEGS; encoded by the coding sequence ATGGCATCGACACTGGTCGGCCTGGAGATAACAGAAGAGAGTGTGCGCGCCGTCGAGCTACGGCGCGGGAAGACGCCCCTGCTCGTGGCCGCGGGGGAGATCGCCCTTCCGGCGGAGGCGGCGCGGGATTCGGAGGTGCTCGACCGCGACGTCGTGGCGATGGCGCTGCGTCAGCTGTGGTCGACGTTCGACTTCAAGGCGAGGGAGGTGACTCTCGGCATCGGCAGCCGCCGGATCCTCGTCCGCGAGTACACGACGCAGGCGATGGCGCCTGACATGCTCCGCCAGGCCCTGCCCTACCAGGTGCAGGACCTCCTGCCCGTGCCGGCGAACCAGGCCGTGCTCGACTTCTATCCGGTGGCGCAGAACGGCGACCAGGTGTCCGGCCTCCTCGTCGCAGCCGTCGCCGAGACGATCGAGCAGCTCATCGCCACGACCGACCGCGCGAAGCTCAAGACGGACGCCGTGGATCTCGTGCCTTTCGGGCTCGCGCGCGTCGCCAAGCGCATCGCCGTCCCCGGCGACACCGTCGCGCTGATCCACATCGGCGACCACACCTCGCACGTCGTGATCGCGACGGACGGCGTGCCGCACTTCGTCCGCATCCTCCCCGCCGACGTCTCGACGCCGGCCGTACGCCGACGCGAAGAGGTCCTCACCGACCTGGTCGAGGTGCCGGTCGAGGAGTTCGCACTCGAGACGGTGCCGCCGATGCCGCCGATGCCGGCGAGCGTCACCCGCACCCGAGCGGCCCTGCGCACGGGCGGCGCCGCCGACGCGTCGGTGGCAGAGCTCGTGGGGCGCATCCGCAGCACCGTCTCGTTCTTCACGAACCGTCCGGGCGCACCGCGGATCTCGGCCATCGCCGTGAGCGGCGCGGGCTATCTCGCCCCCAACGTGTCCGAATCGCTCACGCGGGCCTTCGACATCCCCGTCCGCGGCCTCCAGGTCGCCGACGTCGTCAAGATCAGGAGCGGTCTCGCTCTGCCCGAGGAGCTCGCCTTCAACGCGGTGAGCACCCTGGGCGTGCTGCTGGGGGAGGGAAGCTGA
- a CDS encoding L,D-transpeptidase, producing the protein MGRTGGRAAWVAAGLALVLAVGLTLAWVAERPGAEASVPRPPVPAIPAATAIATPAPTPSATPTPPGFPANTAVYDLEALPSADVFAVNGSMLVDDAPYAPFAGETATPLVDAIPVFADPLGDPVARLHREFVYGGTTVPVVQRQDSWVKVLLPGRQSVPSQGNPGQVAGWLRAQDVALAPLDTVVEVSISARTVDVWRGGSPERIAGDFAWGRASTPTPLGRSFVMLVRSDPSLWYTRGHPIVYLSVQSPTLDGFGGSSVAVTAFHYHDDRSGQISNGCLRLDPAAIERLAQLPVGTPVFIRA; encoded by the coding sequence ATGGGGAGGACCGGCGGCCGGGCCGCGTGGGTCGCGGCCGGACTCGCGCTCGTGCTCGCGGTCGGGCTGACTCTGGCCTGGGTGGCTGAGCGCCCGGGGGCCGAGGCATCCGTCCCCCGCCCTCCGGTTCCCGCAATCCCCGCGGCGACCGCGATCGCGACTCCGGCGCCCACGCCCTCGGCCACGCCCACGCCCCCGGGCTTCCCCGCGAACACGGCGGTGTACGACCTCGAGGCGCTGCCCTCGGCAGACGTCTTCGCCGTCAACGGCTCGATGCTCGTCGACGATGCGCCCTACGCGCCGTTCGCGGGCGAGACGGCGACCCCGCTCGTCGACGCGATCCCGGTCTTCGCGGACCCTCTCGGCGACCCCGTCGCGCGCCTCCACCGCGAGTTCGTGTACGGAGGCACGACCGTGCCGGTCGTGCAACGACAGGACTCCTGGGTGAAGGTGCTCCTGCCGGGCAGGCAGTCGGTGCCGTCGCAGGGGAATCCCGGGCAGGTGGCCGGCTGGCTGCGGGCGCAGGACGTCGCGCTCGCGCCGCTCGACACGGTCGTCGAGGTGAGCATCTCGGCCCGCACGGTCGACGTGTGGCGCGGCGGTTCGCCCGAGCGGATCGCCGGCGACTTCGCGTGGGGCAGGGCGTCGACGCCGACGCCGCTCGGGCGGTCGTTCGTCATGCTCGTGCGGTCCGACCCGAGCCTCTGGTACACCCGCGGGCACCCGATCGTCTACTTGTCGGTCCAGTCGCCGACCCTCGACGGCTTCGGCGGATCGAGCGTCGCCGTGACCGCCTTCCACTACCACGACGACCGTTCCGGGCAGATCTCGAACGGATGCCTCCGCCTCGACCCCGCGGCGATCGAGAGGCTCGCGCAGCTTCCCGTCGGGACACCGGTCTTCATCCGTGCCTGA
- a CDS encoding A24 family peptidase codes for MSLLLPFTVVVSGILGLLIGSFLNVVAVRVPVGAPLTRESRCPQCDAAIKPWHNIPVGGWLLLRGRCASCGEAISPRYPIVEAITGVLFAVVAWLMLATSTAPLPATYAVLVAFLYFAAISVVLALIDLGTHRLPDAIVLPSYVVAGVLLTAACVLGADWSRLLSAGVGGAILYAFYFVIRFIRPDGMGGGDVKLAGVVGIYLGWLGWGALAVGAFSAFVLGGLFGLALIAVRRAGRRSAIPFGPWMLAGAWVGIFMGQALGAWYVSLLGL; via the coding sequence GTGTCACTCCTCCTGCCCTTCACCGTCGTCGTCTCGGGAATCCTCGGCCTGCTCATCGGGTCGTTCCTGAACGTGGTGGCAGTTCGTGTGCCGGTCGGCGCACCGCTGACCCGCGAGAGCCGGTGCCCGCAATGCGATGCGGCGATCAAGCCGTGGCACAACATCCCTGTCGGCGGCTGGCTTCTCCTGCGCGGACGCTGCGCGTCGTGCGGCGAGGCGATCTCGCCGCGCTATCCGATCGTCGAGGCCATCACGGGCGTTCTCTTCGCCGTCGTGGCCTGGCTCATGCTCGCGACCAGCACCGCACCCCTCCCGGCGACGTATGCGGTGCTGGTCGCGTTCCTCTACTTCGCGGCCATCAGCGTCGTGCTCGCACTCATCGATCTCGGCACGCACCGACTGCCCGACGCCATCGTCCTGCCGAGCTACGTCGTCGCCGGCGTGCTGTTGACCGCCGCGTGCGTGCTGGGGGCGGACTGGAGTCGCCTGCTGTCCGCCGGGGTCGGCGGGGCGATCCTCTACGCGTTCTACTTCGTCATCCGCTTCATCCGTCCCGACGGGATGGGTGGCGGCGACGTGAAGCTCGCCGGCGTCGTCGGCATCTATCTCGGATGGCTGGGCTGGGGAGCCCTCGCCGTCGGGGCGTTCTCAGCGTTCGTGCTGGGGGGACTGTTCGGTCTCGCGCTCATCGCCGTGCGTCGCGCCGGGCGGCGCTCGGCGATTCCTTTCGGCCCGTGGATGCTCGCCGGAGCGTGGGTCGGAATCTTTATGGGGCAGGCGCTCGGCGCCTGGTACGTCAGCCTGCTCGGTCTCTGA
- a CDS encoding aldo/keto reductase translates to MQQRPLGRTGREVSAIGLGTWQLGADWGDVSESDARAVLEASADRGVTLFDTADVYGDGRSESIIGAFLAERRGHDIVVATKMGRRLEQEPENYTPENFRAWTERSRRNLGVETLDLVQLHCPPTAVIEDDATYDALDALVAGGAIAAYGVSVETSAQALAAISRPNVTNVQIILNPFRLKPLDEVLPAAEAAGVAIFARVPLASGLLSGKYTSSTTFAENDHRSYNRHGEAFDRGETFSGVDYETGLDAAAELAAALPSDVPLPAATLAWIASLPGVTSVIPGARNVSQAQSNADAAALLAGEGSGFDLAAFDAVVRDVYDRRLREAIHPLW, encoded by the coding sequence ATGCAGCAGCGTCCCCTCGGCCGCACCGGCCGCGAAGTATCGGCGATCGGCCTCGGCACCTGGCAGCTCGGCGCCGACTGGGGCGACGTGAGCGAGAGCGATGCGCGGGCGGTGCTCGAGGCATCCGCCGACCGCGGCGTCACCCTCTTCGACACCGCCGACGTCTACGGCGACGGGCGCAGCGAGTCGATCATCGGCGCTTTCCTCGCCGAGCGGCGCGGCCACGACATCGTCGTCGCGACCAAGATGGGCCGCCGGCTCGAGCAGGAGCCCGAGAACTACACGCCCGAGAACTTCCGTGCGTGGACGGAGCGCTCGCGGCGCAACCTCGGCGTCGAGACGCTCGACCTCGTTCAGCTGCACTGCCCGCCGACCGCCGTCATCGAGGACGACGCCACCTACGACGCCCTCGACGCCCTCGTGGCCGGCGGTGCGATCGCCGCTTACGGCGTCTCGGTCGAGACCTCGGCCCAGGCGCTCGCCGCGATCTCGCGCCCGAACGTGACGAACGTGCAGATCATCCTGAACCCGTTCCGCCTCAAGCCGCTCGACGAGGTGCTGCCGGCGGCCGAGGCGGCGGGCGTTGCGATCTTCGCGCGCGTGCCGCTCGCGTCGGGCCTGCTGTCGGGGAAGTACACGTCGTCGACGACCTTCGCCGAGAACGACCACCGCAGCTACAACCGCCACGGCGAGGCGTTCGACCGCGGTGAGACCTTCTCGGGCGTCGACTACGAGACGGGCCTGGATGCCGCGGCCGAGCTCGCCGCCGCGCTCCCGTCCGATGTGCCGCTGCCGGCGGCGACGCTCGCCTGGATCGCCTCGCTTCCGGGAGTGACGTCGGTCATCCCCGGCGCGCGCAACGTCTCCCAGGCGCAGTCGAACGCGGATGCGGCCGCCCTGCTCGCCGGGGAGGGCTCGGGCTTCGACCTGGCAGCCTTCGACGCCGTGGTGCGCGATGTGTACGACCGCCGTCTGCGCGAGGCCATCCACCCTCTGTGGTGA
- a CDS encoding GNAT family N-acetyltransferase, translating into MDDPTHPLRIVPANEASWDDLQLILTGTARRCQCQRPRLGDRDWWYMPESERGAILREETHCGDPRATETIGVVAYLGDEPVGWAAVDRRTVYGRLRGSPVPWQGRSEDKDDDTIWSIPCLVVRKGYRHQHLTYDLVAAAAAFARSRGAAAVEGYPLVTGGAEVTWDEMSVGALGPFAAAGFREVSHPTKRRLVMRLDF; encoded by the coding sequence ATGGACGATCCCACTCACCCGCTGCGGATCGTGCCGGCGAACGAGGCGTCCTGGGACGACCTCCAGCTCATCCTGACCGGCACGGCGAGGCGCTGTCAGTGTCAGCGCCCGCGGCTCGGCGACCGCGACTGGTGGTACATGCCCGAGAGCGAGCGGGGAGCCATCCTGCGCGAGGAGACCCACTGCGGCGATCCGCGCGCGACCGAGACGATCGGGGTGGTCGCCTACCTCGGCGATGAGCCCGTGGGGTGGGCCGCCGTCGACCGTCGGACGGTCTACGGCCGCCTTCGCGGCTCGCCCGTGCCGTGGCAGGGGCGCTCGGAGGACAAGGACGACGACACCATCTGGTCCATCCCGTGCCTCGTCGTGCGCAAGGGCTACCGCCACCAGCACCTGACGTACGACCTCGTCGCGGCAGCCGCCGCCTTCGCGCGATCCCGGGGCGCCGCAGCCGTCGAGGGCTACCCGCTCGTCACCGGCGGCGCCGAGGTCACCTGGGACGAGATGAGCGTCGGCGCGCTGGGCCCCTTCGCCGCAGCAGGGTTCCGCGAAGTCAGCCACCCCACCAAGCGCCGCCTCGTCATGCGCCTCGACTTCTGA
- a CDS encoding adenylyl cyclase, whose protein sequence is MIPPTDTPRRSRHRMRLIAAMATGAAVVAGALLAAPASAAPPQTIDPANPDFGPNVTIFGPSTPLDEIQDTLDALADQQRDAEMSSERHAVYFLPGAYGTAVDPLQFEVGYYTEVAGLGASPSDVVIRGAAEVYNRCLENGGTANCIALVNFWRTLANLTVDVDKSGQDDCRRSANFWAVSQAVSLRRVQFSGANLSLMDYCTAGPQFASGGFIADSKLPFTINGSQQQWLTRNSDIAGWSNAVWNQVFSGVAGAPDDSAFPNPPYTTIDKTPISREKPFLYVGADGRYGVRVPAAQTLTSGTSWAGDVTSGRSIPITDFYIAKPGDSVQVINSNLARGKHLLLTPGVYDIGSTIEIKRPDTVVLGMGHATLTAVGGAVPLEIKDVAGAIVAGVTIDAGETLSPALMRVGKAKGASSKAQPANPVTLSDVYFRVGGPHVGKVTTALEVNSDRVLIDHIWVWRADHGIEGFSGDTERWNTNTGTTGVIVNGDDVTATGLFVEHFQTYNTIWNGENGRVILYQNELPYDPPTQADWTQPDGTLGYPGYAVAPGVKKHELDGGGVYVFNQNDPSIVTANGFTVPERPGVRLHHIMTVNLSAGTIEHVVNGVGGTADTTKIGVPQYIVDYPG, encoded by the coding sequence ATGATCCCCCCGACCGATACCCCACGCCGCTCCCGGCATCGCATGCGGCTGATCGCAGCGATGGCCACGGGCGCGGCAGTCGTCGCAGGAGCGCTCCTGGCCGCCCCAGCCTCCGCCGCGCCCCCGCAGACGATCGACCCGGCGAATCCCGATTTCGGCCCGAACGTCACGATCTTCGGTCCGAGCACCCCTCTCGACGAGATCCAGGACACGCTGGACGCTCTCGCCGACCAGCAGCGCGACGCGGAGATGTCGAGTGAGCGACACGCCGTCTACTTCCTCCCCGGTGCCTACGGCACCGCCGTCGACCCGCTGCAGTTCGAAGTCGGCTACTACACCGAGGTCGCGGGCCTCGGCGCTTCGCCGAGCGACGTCGTGATCCGCGGTGCGGCGGAGGTCTACAACCGGTGCCTCGAGAACGGCGGCACCGCCAACTGCATCGCCCTCGTCAACTTCTGGCGGACGCTGGCGAACCTCACTGTCGACGTCGACAAGTCGGGCCAGGACGACTGCCGCCGCTCGGCCAACTTCTGGGCCGTCTCGCAGGCGGTCTCGCTCCGCCGCGTGCAGTTCTCCGGCGCCAACCTCTCGCTCATGGACTACTGCACCGCGGGACCGCAATTCGCCAGCGGCGGGTTCATCGCCGACTCGAAGCTGCCCTTCACGATCAACGGCTCGCAGCAGCAGTGGCTCACGCGCAACAGCGACATCGCCGGCTGGAGCAACGCCGTCTGGAACCAGGTCTTCTCAGGGGTCGCCGGCGCTCCCGACGACTCGGCCTTCCCGAATCCTCCGTACACGACGATCGACAAGACGCCGATCTCCCGCGAGAAGCCCTTCCTCTACGTCGGCGCCGACGGGCGGTACGGGGTGCGCGTGCCGGCTGCGCAGACCCTGACCAGCGGCACCTCGTGGGCCGGCGACGTGACCTCGGGTCGCAGCATCCCGATCACGGACTTCTACATCGCGAAGCCCGGCGACTCGGTGCAGGTCATCAACTCCAACCTCGCGCGCGGCAAGCACCTGCTGCTCACGCCCGGCGTGTACGACATCGGCAGCACGATCGAGATCAAGCGCCCCGACACGGTCGTGCTCGGCATGGGGCACGCGACCCTCACGGCCGTGGGCGGCGCGGTTCCGCTGGAGATCAAGGATGTCGCCGGGGCCATCGTCGCCGGCGTCACGATCGACGCGGGCGAGACCCTGTCTCCCGCGCTGATGCGCGTCGGCAAGGCGAAGGGCGCGAGCAGCAAGGCGCAGCCGGCCAACCCGGTCACTCTCAGCGATGTGTACTTCCGCGTCGGAGGACCGCATGTCGGCAAGGTCACGACGGCGCTCGAGGTCAACTCCGACAGGGTCCTCATCGATCACATCTGGGTGTGGCGCGCCGACCACGGCATCGAGGGCTTCTCGGGCGACACCGAGCGCTGGAACACCAACACCGGCACGACCGGGGTCATCGTGAACGGCGACGACGTCACTGCCACGGGCCTGTTCGTCGAGCACTTCCAGACGTACAACACAATCTGGAACGGGGAGAACGGCCGCGTCATCCTCTACCAGAACGAGCTGCCCTACGACCCGCCGACCCAGGCGGACTGGACGCAGCCCGACGGGACGCTCGGCTACCCCGGCTACGCCGTGGCGCCCGGCGTGAAGAAGCACGAGCTCGACGGCGGGGGCGTGTACGTCTTCAACCAGAACGACCCGTCGATCGTCACGGCGAACGGCTTCACTGTTCCTGAGAGGCCGGGCGTCAGGCTGCACCACATCATGACGGTGAACCTCTCGGCCGGCACGATCGAGCACGTCGTGAACGGCGTCGGCGGCACGGCCGACACGACGAAGATCGGCGTACCGCAGTACATCGTGGACTACCCCGGCTGA
- a CDS encoding DUF4287 domain-containing protein: MPEHRVTPPSPSAEKPKGPASYFPSIEKTYGRPIQEWLDLVADQLDTKKHMEVVQYLKAEHGLGHGHAQALVGYTKAQLDG; the protein is encoded by the coding sequence ATGCCCGAGCATCGCGTCACTCCCCCGTCGCCGTCAGCCGAGAAGCCCAAGGGTCCGGCGTCGTACTTCCCCAGCATCGAGAAGACCTACGGACGGCCGATCCAGGAGTGGCTCGACCTCGTGGCCGACCAGCTGGACACCAAGAAGCACATGGAGGTCGTTCAGTACCTCAAGGCCGAGCACGGGCTCGGCCACGGCCACGCACAGGCCCTCGTCGGCTACACCAAGGCGCAGCTCGACGGCTGA
- a CDS encoding prepilin-type N-terminal cleavage/methylation domain-containing protein: protein MTNRTSARHDDSGLGLIELIVVIVVTGIIMAAIVSIFVNSWKTQDQVTSETGGTNRGQVVGSMIEQAVRNSLYLSVNSAGDELRVRTSLSGSALKCQGFKVASTGVQIATSSTSIGTTWPAWQPAIKIVGSAPYFTLTNGVLSYSFDVQTESAPVRISGDVAVRSDQETGNGGCW from the coding sequence ATGACGAACCGCACCTCCGCCCGCCATGACGACTCCGGCCTCGGCCTGATCGAGCTCATCGTCGTCATCGTCGTGACCGGAATCATCATGGCGGCGATCGTCTCGATCTTCGTGAACTCCTGGAAGACGCAGGACCAGGTGACGAGCGAGACGGGCGGCACGAACCGTGGGCAGGTCGTCGGCTCGATGATCGAGCAGGCGGTCCGGAACTCGCTCTACCTGAGCGTCAACAGCGCGGGCGACGAACTCCGGGTCCGCACCTCGCTGAGCGGTTCCGCGCTCAAGTGCCAAGGCTTCAAAGTCGCCTCAACAGGTGTGCAGATCGCCACGTCCTCCACCTCCATCGGCACGACGTGGCCGGCATGGCAGCCCGCGATCAAGATCGTGGGCAGCGCTCCCTACTTCACGCTGACCAACGGCGTGCTCTCCTACAGCTTCGACGTCCAGACCGAGTCCGCCCCCGTGCGGATCAGCGGAGACGTCGCGGTCCGCTCCGATCAGGAAACAGGTAACGGCGGATGCTGGTGA
- a CDS encoding type II secretion system protein, whose translation MQRHADERGFGIVEVIIAMFLLAIVAVAILPALWQGIAQTATQSSTATATRYLNSLVEDAREAHSCTALTSIATPPSSATPMEDGRGGDLTVSGTVTNCSSGSTARLTLNVSGGGKVLASTTALIFIP comes from the coding sequence ATGCAGCGACACGCAGACGAACGCGGCTTCGGAATCGTCGAGGTCATCATCGCGATGTTCCTCCTGGCGATCGTCGCGGTCGCCATCCTTCCGGCCCTCTGGCAGGGCATCGCCCAGACGGCGACTCAATCGTCCACAGCGACGGCGACCCGCTACCTGAACTCGCTCGTCGAGGACGCAAGGGAGGCGCACTCGTGCACCGCCCTGACGTCGATCGCCACGCCTCCGTCATCGGCCACGCCGATGGAGGACGGCCGCGGCGGAGACCTCACGGTCTCCGGCACGGTCACCAACTGCAGTTCGGGCAGCACGGCTCGGCTCACTCTCAACGTGTCGGGCGGCGGCAAGGTCCTCGCCTCGACCACAGCACTCATCTTCATCCCATGA
- a CDS encoding prepilin-type N-terminal cleavage/methylation domain-containing protein, with product MRATIHNYLEAAKARREENGEKGFSLIELIIVVVILGILVAIAIPIFSNIQAQAQLNALNAAAANGATAAAAAFADTPASPTPTEAAASAGSNGITTALVTSAGNSTDVSNVCVSATDGTTTRYAGPGAAAGGASC from the coding sequence GTGCGTGCAACAATTCACAACTACCTCGAGGCTGCGAAGGCGCGTCGCGAGGAGAACGGCGAGAAGGGCTTCTCGCTGATCGAGCTCATCATCGTGGTGGTCATCCTCGGCATCCTCGTCGCGATCGCCATCCCGATCTTCTCGAACATCCAGGCCCAGGCGCAGCTGAACGCGCTGAACGCGGCCGCGGCCAACGGTGCGACCGCCGCTGCTGCGGCGTTCGCCGACACGCCGGCGTCCCCGACGCCCACTGAAGCGGCGGCTTCCGCGGGCAGCAACGGGATCACGACTGCCCTCGTCACGTCGGCGGGCAACAGCACCGACGTCTCTAACGTGTGCGTCAGCGCGACGGACGGCACCACGACTCGCTACGCGGGTCCCGGAGCCGCGGCAGGCGGAGCCAGCTGCTAA